The following are encoded together in the Erpetoichthys calabaricus chromosome 16, fErpCal1.3, whole genome shotgun sequence genome:
- the LOC127526050 gene encoding uncharacterized protein LOC127526050, giving the protein MGISTSKSETMVLSWKRVECPLRVGSEILPQVEEFKYLGVLFMSEGRMEREIDRRIGAASTVMRALHRSVVVKKELSRKAKLSIYQSIYVPTLTYGHELWVVTERTRSRIQAAEMSFLRRVSGLSLKDRVRSSVIREGLRLEPLLLRIERSQMRWLGHLIRMPTGLLPGEVLWARLTGRRPRGRPWTRWRDYVSWLAWVRLGILQEELEEVAGERKLKICLWLQKVF; this is encoded by the exons atgggaatcagcacctccaaatctgagactatggtcctcagctggaaaagggtggagtgccctctcagggttggtagcgagatcctgccccaagtggaggagttcaagtatctcggggtcttgttcatgagtgagggaagaatggagcgtgagatcgacaggcggataggtgcggcatccacagtgatgcgggctctgcatcggtctgtcgtggtgaaaaaggagctgagccgtaaggcaaaactctcaatttaccagtcgatctacgttcctaccctcacctatggtcatgagctatgggtagtgaccgaaagaacgagatcgcgaatacaagcagctgaaatgagtttcctccgtagggtgtctgggctttcccttaaagatagggtgagaagctcagtcatccgggaggggctcagattagagccgctgctcctccgcatcgagaggagtcagatgaggtggctcgggcatctgatcaggatgcctactGGACTCCTCCCTGGAGAGGTGTtatgggcacgtctaaccgggaggaggccccggggaagaccctggacacgctggagggactatgtctcttggctggcctgggtacgcctcgggattctccaggaagagctagaagaagtggccggggagaggaaa TTGAAAATCTGTCTGTGGCTTCAAAAAGTCTTCTGA